One part of the Phoenix dactylifera cultivar Barhee BC4 chromosome 4, palm_55x_up_171113_PBpolish2nd_filt_p, whole genome shotgun sequence genome encodes these proteins:
- the LOC103724194 gene encoding uncharacterized protein LOC103724194 isoform X5, translated as MGELLILVYTYRRCKACFDEIMIGESLLEGCRYHEEVRILIWIFVRASKGQQDSIFCQKFDRLDTRWLTSERVKKVT; from the exons ATGGGAGAGCTTTTGATATTAG TTTACACTTATCGGCGATGCAAGGCATGCTTCGATGAAATCATGATAGGGGAGTCATTGCTTGAGGGTTGCAGATATCATGAG GAGGTTAGAATCTTAATTTGGATCTTTGTACGTGCATCTAAAG GGCAGCAGGACTCGATATTCTGTCAAAAATTTGACAGATTGGATACCAGATGGTTGACCTCTGAAAGAGTAAAAAAAGTG
- the LOC103724194 gene encoding uncharacterized protein LOC103724194 isoform X4, with protein sequence MGELLILVYTYRRCKACFDEIMIGESLLEGCRYHEEVRILIWIFVRASKGQQDSIFCQKFDRLDTRWLTSERVKKVPGGGFP encoded by the exons ATGGGAGAGCTTTTGATATTAG TTTACACTTATCGGCGATGCAAGGCATGCTTCGATGAAATCATGATAGGGGAGTCATTGCTTGAGGGTTGCAGATATCATGAG GAGGTTAGAATCTTAATTTGGATCTTTGTACGTGCATCTAAAG GGCAGCAGGACTCGATATTCTGTCAAAAATTTGACAGATTGGATACCAGATGGTTGACCTCTGAAAGAGTAAAAAAAGTG